aatttagtttgcatattaattattttttaataattttaaaatatattatccgatatattttttaaaacataagaaaattttctattttatgaTATGGTGTatctaaaagaatttaataaatctttttatgtgttgattcaaagtttgaatctaaaatatcaagaaaaaatgtattttttttaactagtaaatcaacttttctagaatttttttatcattgttttaaaatttagatttgtgTGTGGGTAAATCTAAACTCGAGATCTAAATCCATTcaagttgggaaaaaaaaaactaaatgatacAATTAAAGACTTATCTGATAACTTGAATTTGATATGGTTAAAATCTaaattagttaaattttttttattgaaatttttttattaaaataatattatttattttgattatttttaatttttttttaagttaatcatTCATAACCCAAACCTTAATCAAAATCCACCCTGCATCGAATTTGCTTTTTATacctttattatatatatatatatatatatatatatatatatatcaatggaCTAGTAGGTGCACAGTACACAAAAGTTTTGTGCATTTGCTTCTCCATCATTCCATATACTCCTAATTAACATTTGATGTTAAACACTTTGATTGCTACcagaaaaactaaattgataatatactgataatatcttaaaaaaatccaaatagttTGAAGGAAAGTcttatattttagataattaaataattttttgattataaaaatttgattcattttttttttgagataacTGATGTTTAATACctgtaaaaaaatttgatgaatttaaagactcatcaattattaaatcaatgatttttgaaGATAACTTACAATGATTTTATAGATGTATACTCtagaaataaatatacaataacCAATGAAAATTCCAAACCTCTTGATGGTTGAATGATTTATAATCTATTTatagtttataaatttttttataaagaatagGGGTTAAAGTGTAATATTAATTGGTTggtattaaaaagtaaaaatatactTGATGTATGTATTACTATTAAGGAGAAATTTCCTATCATAtgtattaaatagaaaaaatatttttgatatatatattaataagaaatagcATGTTTAATTGTATGGTTCTATAGGTTTGTTTGATTAATACgtgacctttttttatttatagtctGTAGCCCTCATGTTTGCAAAGTTTGATTAGTTTCTTAACTTGCATGAATCCTCGCCGTCTATATTGGTATGTGTATAGTTGACCCTTTTATGGTAGGAGGGAGGCCTTCAAACAAATGAAAGAAATGGTCGCAAACATGCATGAGTTTCTTAATTTCCACAATATCTTTAATTAGTtgataatttcatatatatatatatatatatatatatatatatatatatatatatatatatatattaggtggTTGCTGTGATCAATTTCTTGTACTCCAAAATTTagattcaatattaaaattaacttatttgtaatgattaaattataaatcaatacGATTATAATGGGTATTTACGGATCAAATTTTTACTACATCCATATTGTACTTATTATTCACTgactaagaaaattaaatattcatattatatttattgagttttggatatatatatatatatatatatatatatatatatatataatttaagtattatttattattcaatttaaaataaatagtaatatatatttatttatttgagatatGCACATAAATTCTATGATGGAATTATAAGTAtcatttatgtgtgtgtgtgttgtgttATGTTAGTATTAGAGGATGTATATAgtatattgaattaaaaaaatattgaacatatctatctatataatttaaataaatatatctcaATTTAGATTTGGGTTAGGTTTTGAATCGGGTTTATAATATctgtattatatttattattcactagataaaataattattctaaaaCACTCATCCATTTCAGTTGAGTGTCATCGATGTCCATCGAATtcagaataaatttttattctagTAAAGAAGTCACGTGCattctattcatttttttttaagttttgaatctTAGAATATAATATGAAACTATACAAAATGCACCAAGAACCTAGACAAGCCTATCcttctttttctatcatttaaTTGGAGGTCAATACATATGCCAATATATGCTAATAATTCTAGTTAGAAATAGCTAAACATGTAAAAGGCCGTCCGTTCAACAAGAAATTTACAAATCAAAGGATacgttaatattttttattaacatttctGTGCAAGAAGGGCTCAACACTCCATCCACACTTGCTATATTGATTTATTATGCTGAATTTTCcaattcattaattttagcAATGGTCAATCTTGAAACTTTACTTGGTCTTATACCGTTGACTTCTACAAAGTCCATAGAATACAGGAAAGATATGTTATCgttgtatttaaaaatacaggaatttattttaaaattattataaaaatacatttgaacAAAAACACGATGTATATTTACCCAAAAACATAAGAAGAGTTGATAGATACATAGCATAATAATTCTTGTAGATGTTGAGCCTCTACTAACCAGTCCCAAAGTCGTGGAGGTTGAGAAAAAAACTCAGAGACACCCCAATCTacagaatgaaataaaatatacataatataaTGACAGAAACATCACAGAGGGATAATTAGTAGAGATGACTTAAAATTTTGGAAGGGAAAGAGACAAAAAGATGTTTCCAAGAAGTAGTTGGGTCTATTATTGCGATTTACGGTGCTTTTCAAtcaaagtgtattttttatttcaaaatattaaaaaaatatttatttaatgtttttaaaattaaaaaaaatacaacctaACCACGCTTGACTAGTAGTTTTTAGACTTAAAAATTCAAAGCGCAACAcctaactgttttttttttttttaaaaaaaaaaagaagagtcaTTTTCATAGCTAAAATTCATTCAAATCGGAGCCCCAAAATGGGATGAAGTAGTTGTATATACTTGTTtgtcaccttttctttttcccgaGAGAGTGATTTATCAGTGGCCAAAGATTTATTCTGCTATAGCTTTTGGTGGGTTCCATTGCCACCCCAATTTGGATGGAATTACAAGACACCAATTTGAACGAGTgccttgaagaaaataaaatacacaaaagtaaaatcttttttttttttgcagtatcataaaaaaatacttaataatatttaactatatcataaaaaataactcaaaaataaatttttaatattttaatttattttctcaaatttattaaagaatatgtactcaatttaacataaaaaaagttaaagaatgatgaaattaaaaaatattcataattatttcaaataaaataaataataatttaaagaataaagactaaatctaatagataaaaaagttgaaagataatgaaattaaaaaaattctaatttcatgaattgttttaaataaaataaatagtaataaaaataatagggaTCAAAGTtggtataaaaatcaaattaacttaGATTTTAAGAgacaagattgaaaaaaatatataagaaaagcgATCAAAACAATGcatagcaattaaaaaactaagaattaaatttgatattattattaaaaaaaattaattgcaatttctacattaaatttgatattattattaaaaaaaattaattgcaatTTCTACAAAGTATATTATGCTTAAAAAAAGtactttcttaaaaataaagttaaatttgttttctgctATAAGTATTTTCAATTGACTAGTAGACAATATGAAAAGGTTTAGAAGGAAACAAATGTGTCTGATATTGAAAGTGTTAGataaatagaaatttgttatcGATCATCCATGGCTAGCTTTCTTAGCGACGAagagaatattaattattataaattctataaaaatgTGAGAAGAGAGAACAAACACACCAAAAGgcaatataataaaattgatttaaaaagtgAATTGATCGTAACCTTTTGGATCCTTAACAATATATGCCAATCTATACAAAGCTGGTTTTATGAAATCTCcgcaagataaaaaaattaaaataaaattcaggtgatttatttatcaattaaataaaaatgaataccATGTGATAGCggcattaaaatatttgatagttaataaaatttattttctctttaaccttttaaattcaaattttaaagttaatatataaattttttttatttctcgaatacatcattaacatatatatatatatatatatatatatatatatatatatatatatatatagtaaaattattattttgctctTGGTGGAAAAAGAAAGCTTGATGGTGaggtaatttgatttttttttatagcctcACTGGTTATTAAAAGATTATTCAAACATATGTTagtctttttcaaattttatgcaAGGTGAAATAACATATGTACTTTCAAGGTTAACAAAATCAagatgtgagttttttttttatctttgaaaaaatttaaaaacaataaaaatacttatttatttttaagataaaaaatgtttttagagTTTTTGACCAAGGGTTTTTTGCTTCTtagaatacaataaaaatatgttcTTACCCTtataaaagattgaaaaaatacaTGTCTAGAAGCATTTTTGTAATTTCacacatgttttttatatatatactttgtgCTAGTGTGTGGCcttcttgtatttttaagttaaaaaaataactttttattctgGAAAGTTGTTGGTGCGTTTTTATTACATGCCAGGAAGTGGTGGCATGTGCAACACTATCCGGTAGCCAAATCTGCTCTTCAGACATGTCTTTAGAAGCACCATCATATTTTCTTCCTAATGATTTGGCACGTGGTAGCAAATAATGAACAATTTATTACCAGtgatcatgttttttattttttatttgctctcTTTTATAGAAAAAGTACATGTctgtccttttttattttggttttttaatttcagtctttatattttttattgcctATTCTCgtccttctttttaatttttttttatgttttcaatttattctttaaattaaaatttgtcatatttttcttcttcaattcgatctttattttttattcttttgatttttttaggtctttttttttaaaaatttatttgtttccaatttcatcatttaattaaagTTTATGTTATTTGATTTCCAATTTAACCCTCATTCtattaatttccttttctttttgttaaagtttttacttttcaatttaacctttaatttatttatatttttatgtcctctaatttattttttattttgattttcacctttattcttttaattataattttttatgtgatttattttttttacaattttattatttggtgCTTGGCGGTTTCTTTATTTGTGGTGCTTCTAATCTAATGACATGGGTaatgagtttgaaaaattaatgtgGTTCAacgttttttttaatgattttatacatatgaactttattttataaaaaaatatttattttgaaataacatTTATAATATGTTCAACcttacatgatatttttttctttttttttattcaattagtttCATATGTGTTtagttcaattatattttatttattttaataaataaattcagtaaACACAAACATGTAAATGtctcattttataaaataaaatatcttgatgtacatcaattttttaattttttcagattctcttttaattattcttaataatttttatttatttatttacatagttAATTGCTGACTTATTTACCTTTTTGTCtacactttgaatttttttatgtgaaaaatatattgaaatagcTTGCATaaccaaattgtttttctaaaaaaaattattactctCTGCGAAGTACATGTAAAATAGCCCAATTCATATCAAAAgtgtatatttaaaattattttcttaaaaaaattaatcttagttGACGTTCCTAAATTGACCTAGAATATCTTTGACcatcaaatctaaaaagaaagaaaaggtgggAAAAAAAGTGGCAAAGTTCATACACATAATATTCGGAATATGAGCTAGGGCATAATAAAGAGATTGGGCTGGGTGTTGGAAGACCCAGAACTAGATGGTTCTGAACTGGCTGAAATATTGGCCCATTCAACCTTGACCAATCAGTTCCTCTCATGGTCACGGCTTGAAAACATTATCTTCATAGATAGATGTTGACACCCCTTATCTGTTATCTGTTTAATTACTGTTAAAGAGTCAAGAACACCTCCCttcttgtattaaaaaaaataggactaGGAAAAAATGGATGCAGGGATGCAAGTAGCGCTTCCCATACTAGGAGTtgtagctgctgctgctgctactttCTATGTTGTAAGCTTTTCTGAGCTTCGAGAGGTATCTATCTCTTAACATCTTATCTCTTTTCTCTTCATAGACAgatgttgtgtttgtttttgttaatgttttgtttttgtttttgaacatGTAAGAAATCATTTAGAGATCTGGAAGAGTCTGAGGATGGAGGGTTTGAGTCATCTCTAAGCTCAAGAAAAAGGAGAGCAAGAAGAAAGGCTGAGAAAGAAGCCAagaagtgaaaggacaaagaaagtcTACATATGAATGATCTTCTGCTCACTTGCTTTTGTTAAACATTCTCATGGAGGTTGAGACTtggttttcatatatatatttcttggtAATTAGATCAGAAACTTGGTTTTGAATAGTTGTTGTAATTGAAATACCATCATAATCTTAGAACAAATCCAACAGTTTCAATTAATTAGCTCCTATTTTATCTTCTTAATATGttcaattaaaacaattatacgGGGGTATTGATTTTCACAATCAAGATGTTAATCATGTGTTTGATAACATGTTacatagtatatttttaaaaaatattttttatttaaaaatatatcaattttttaatattcttgatatcaatatattaaaattatttaaaaaaattaaaaaaatattaatttgaaatgttttttcaaagcaaatacacttttaaaaaatattcaaatataaaaaccacCGCATTTctgaacaataaataaatcaaatgagattttagaataattttatattattttttaagtatataaaaagtctttaaatttaaaatttgtgcCAGCTTATTACTGTGTTTTACTTAATTATGTGAGAATTTAAACAGTgagttttaaaatgattttatattatttcctggtaaaaaactaaaatgatcaCCACCAAGTCAAAAGGGCAATCAGACCTTTTTTTACCACTGCTAGGCCTCCTACAAGGCCTACCCTTGgagttggtaaaaaataaaccatggcaatcaaaattttcaaagacaatTTCTGAACCTTTGTCCTAACAAAAGTATGCGAGAAGCAATTGCTAAAgacgagaaaaaaaatatttctgttCAACTAGGGCTTGCGAGTTTGCTTAGAAGCGAAAAGACCCTAGTTGAGTACTGGCATAAATTTATTTGGAGATCTATTCATATTCCCAAGCATAGTTTCATCACTTGGGTTAGCAATCTTCAACAGATTGTTTGCCATAGTAAGGCAAATCTACATGGGAAGAAGTATAAATGATGCCTGTCTTTTATGTGGAAAGCTAGTGAGGTCAGAGATGACCAGATAATTGTTCCCATGCTATACCTAGCTTTGTGGCAGGTTAAGCTCCTACTGGGTTTTGATGAAACGAAATATACAGTCATTCATCAAAAACATTCtaattaagccatgcatgtccaTGCTGGGAACAAAAACCTCTCCAATCTCCATTACCGTTAGTTTTAGCTTTAGGGCTTATCTGAAAGATGAACGTAGACATCCGGTAGAATTGGAACGATATAGAGAAAATCAGCGTGGCCCTATGCAAGGATGACAGGCGCAAACCTGAAATTGTTATGTTTACTGTTTCTCCTAAATGATCTTTTCTCTTCCATCCTATCTATCGTTAAGGTAGTATTTGGTTAGCTAGGTTCAAGATAGGAAGAAGCATCTATCGAGAGgataaaaacatgtttagttGGAGGGACGAAGATGATTTCTAAAGcaattttaaagtgaatttatgCTATTAATTTCAAGACAAAAATGACAggaaatatatcttttttatctcaactatctctatttttttctttcaaattaacGCTACCTCAAGAACTTGAACCACAAGAGAGTTGTCCTGGTCCTAGTCTATATATCACCAGAAGAAAGCTTACCTTTGTACCAGCTTCCTTCTCTAATCCATGGGTGCTCATTTATagctttttttcccctttggtAGATCACTCGTCGCATACTTGTACAGTACATTTGATAGAAACATTACTCAATTGGTGGTTCATTTTCTTACTCTCAAGGTGAAACTAAATTTGATCAAATGGGATGCTGACAGTGGTGGATACACTCAGACATTTATATAAACCATGCATTAGTAGGAGACAATTATCCATGGAAGCTGAAATGTCAGCGTCTACTCAGACAATACCCAACTTGTTGATAATGACACGTGAACCGATTGTACGGAGCTTcgattcaaaaacaaaacaaatatttcacCATATATACCGAGCATATGTCAACTGATCagtaatctatttttttccgaaaagttttcagttttttttttaataattaaaaatatcattttggatttatttgtaACTTAAGATTACGGATATGTAGAATTTATAAGtatgattaaaattaatgtGGTTTAAAAGCATAAAAGATATCAAATATATAGCCTCGATGTTATGGATGAGATTGCTGTCCAATATTATTTCGCAAACGTTTTAtaataatgtataaaaaataaaaagaaatgttatATCGCTATAAGAAGCTAGCATAGTAAATCAACTTCTTAATCATTCTTATTGACTAAAGCTGCCAACTTGCTAGCTTTTCTTTACCCACCACTGGAATGGTGTCTTCGCTTAATCTTTTGCTTTGAGAACTgaacaaaaacaatgaaaatttgGCAAAGTTTATGATTGAAAGATAGTTCATGAACTCAACTCATCAAGCTGATcatggaaaaaggaaaaaaacttcaatataGGAATaagaaaatccaataaaaaattaataatggaaAAAACAAGCCACTCATGCTAACATATGCATATACCTTGCATCCGATCAGCTTCAGAAATTGGACACGAGATACCATGAATTATgatcttttactctcttttttttttttatttatttatcttggaGATTAGTTAATATAGTTTCTGATCATATTCATATAGAAAGATGCATGGATTCAAGGGAATTTCCAAAGGTTCTGGTCTCCAGTGCTGTCATAGGCTGTAGCATCATCACCTGCAATGTCCAAGCGAGGAGGGCTAAGAAGCATCGCTTCTGCCATGTTCACAAGAACATTAGGCATATCAAACATCAAATCCTCGTCAACAAACTGATCATTGACCATTGGCCTAATTTCCTGTTCCATTTGATTAGTATCCCCCATacttggaatccctaaagcatCCTTTGCAGCACCTATAGCAGCAGCCGCAGAAGCTGCGGCAGCCTGAATATCACGCGGTGACGTGGAAGCAGGAACAGGCAGAGAAGCAGCTGAGTTTGGGAAATTAAGCTCTGCATCCTGGCCTTTAAGTGCAAGCGCTGCCACATCATACGCAACAGCAGCCATTTCAGGGTTAGGAAATGTGCCTAACCAGATTCTGTTAGGCTTCTTAGGCTCTCTAATCTCAGACACCCATTTTCCACTACTCCTACGCCGAACTCCACGGAAAACATGATGGTGGCCTGAAACTTTAGGTGCAATAGccccagcagcagcagcagcagaagcagaagcagtTCTGCTACTTCCACTGCTACTGTCAGCACTTGAGGCGTTGCTTTGTTGATAATATTGCATGGTTTTTCAATAAGATAATAGGTAAGGAATGACGCCGGAAAGATGGCTTCAAGTGTTCCATGAGAGAAGCCATTTATGGAGGATGCGATTCCAGATAGAATCTTAATTGAGATTGGATTTTTAAGTGCAAACCAGTTGTTGATGAACTGCTGTCTGTGAAGGGTTGGGGTGTATGCCAGTGTTTTTGTTGGATATCTTGGTTGGATTGCGGTTTCCGCAGCAAAACTGCATGACTAGCTTGTTTAACGTCAAGAATAGTGATGTTTTTGGACATCTTACATCACTTCTTAGGGTTTGATTTCCTTATCTGTAATATATATGGTGGGAAACAGTGGGTGAGTTGTAGTGCTGCCTGTTTCATTAAAAAGTACTTGACAAATATTTGTGCAGACAATTTAGCAGCAGTAAATTTGTGGGACTACTCGTGTACTACTGCTGcctttttgttaatattttagggcagaaaaataaatcatcagtAGATGACAGCTTTATGGTCTGAGGATTACTTATGATATCTTAAACAGTGCTCTTAATGCTCTTGCCTTTTTGTGTTGAGCGAGACATCTCTTTTTACCA
The Populus nigra chromosome 3, ddPopNigr1.1, whole genome shotgun sequence genome window above contains:
- the LOC133689489 gene encoding ethylene-responsive transcription factor ERF024-like, translating into MQYYQQSNASSADSSSGSSRTASASAAAAAGAIAPKVSGHHHVFRGVRRRSSGKWVSEIREPKKPNRIWLGTFPNPEMAAVAYDVAALALKGQDAELNFPNSAASLPVPASTSPRDIQAAAASAAAAIGAAKDALGIPSMGDTNQMEQEIRPMVNDQFVDEDLMFDMPNVLVNMAEAMLLSPPRLDIAGDDATAYDSTGDQNLWKFP
- the LOC133690304 gene encoding uncharacterized protein LOC133690304 — its product is MDAGMQVALPILGVVAAAAATFYVVSFSELREKSFRDLEESEDGGFESSLSSRKRRARRKAEKEAKK